A window from Bufo bufo chromosome 1, aBufBuf1.1, whole genome shotgun sequence encodes these proteins:
- the LOC120985627 gene encoding C2 calcium-dependent domain-containing protein 4C-like — protein sequence MPTMVGKERSMHYLSTFTNVLTPESIPEFCIPPRHQTQKELNLNPQYLAIHDLSISVLEAVRPSLFDIHTIQVDSVEDTLEEENTNADPQSQAALSLPHLPKTQTCYGFCTLLESPNTRRKESLFHNDPAIPPILLPRSRSNTISGRGISSPNFCSTLKLRPLKRSGTLDSDTTSSTDSSPFSSPLLHRSLPTAMLKAFGQDNKLSRALKIGYKYSALRNSSVSTDEDSSTDSSPCVTRRASQEWAYHAPAHPNTGLLLSPEQFPIDNAVTLDTGGILRLSTEYRPESLRLRIRLVSAEGLYKESVDPKNISCYISISLVPGKNQKQRSTLIRGSRNPIFNEDFFFEGLEPEDLLQKTLKIKAVNKGCCVRRENILGKSKLHLLNVLVL from the coding sequence ATGCCGACCATGGTTGGAAAGGAAAGGTCTATGCATTACCTTTCTACTTTTACAAATGTCTTGACTCCAGAAAGCATTCCTGAATTTTGTATACCTCCCAGGCACCAAACTCAAAAAGAGCTCAATTTAAATCCTCAGTACCTGGCCATTCATGACCTCAGCATATCAGTGTTAGAAGCAGTAAGACCAAGTTTATTTGACATTCATACCATTCAAGTAGACAGTGTGGAAGATACTCTTGAGGAAGAGAATACTAATGCTGATCCCCAGTCACAAGCGGCTTTGTCATTGCCCCATCTTCCAAAAACACAGACCTGCTATGGTTTTTGTACCTTGCTAGAAAGCCCTAATACAAGAAGAAAAGAATCACTTTTTCACAATGACCCCGCTATTCCACCAATTCTTCTACCTCGATCCCGCTCTAATACTAtatctggcagaggaatttcctcaCCAAATTTCTGCAGCACTCTAAAGCTACGACCTCTTAAGCGTTCTGGAACTTTAGACAGTGACACAACATCATCTACCGACTCCTCTCCTTTTAGCTCCCCTCTGCTCCACAGATCTCTCCCAACGGCCATGTTAAAAGCTTTCGGCCAGGACAATAAATTGTCCAGGGCATTAAAAATTGGCTACAAGTATTCTGCTCTTAGGAACAGTTCAGTCTCCACTGATGAGgatagctcaacagacagtagtcCATGTGTCACCAGAAGAGCATCCCAGGAATGGGCATATCATGCTCCTGCACACCCCAACACTGGTCTGCTGTTGTCCCCTGAGCAATTCCCCATAGACAACGCTGTAACTCTGGATACAGGAGGGATCTTAAGGCTGTCCACTGAATATCGACCCGAAAGCCTGAGACTCCGTATTCGTCTTGTCAGTGCAGAAGGGCTGTACAAAGAGTCTGTAGATCCCAAAAACATCAGCTGCTACATTTCCATATCATTAGTACCTGGCAAAAATCAAAAGCAAAGAAGCACCCTGATCCGTGGAAGCCGTAACCCAATCTTCAATGAAGATTTCTTTTTTGAGGGGCTAGAGCCTGAAGATCTTCTCCAGAAAACTCTGAAGATAAAAGCCGTAAATAAGGGATGTTGTGTAAGAAGAGAGAATATCTTGGGAAAGAGCAAACTCCATCTTCTTAATGTTTTAGTGCTTTAA